CTGGTTCGAAACAGAAATCGGCGTAGGAACAACCTTCTTTTTAGATCTGCCGACGGAGAATTCCTAAATGAAAGAGCATACTATCCTGATCATCGATGATGAACCGGGCATCCGAGCGGTTCTCACCGACATTCTCGAAGACGAGGGGTACTCGGTCCGAAGCGCGGGAGACGGCATTGAAGGTCTTTTAATGCTTGACGATGGCGGTGTCGATGTGGTGATCCTGGACGTATGGCTGCCGAATAAAGGCGGTATCGATGTTCTCAAGGAGATCAAAGAAAAGCAGCCGGAAGTGGAGGTCATTATCATATCCGGCCATGCCAATATCGATCTTGCGGTCAAGGCCGTCAAGCTTGGGGCCTTCGATTTCCTTGAGAAACCGCTTGCCCTCGAACGCGTCATTACCATTACGAAAAATGCCCTTGCAATCGAGAGCCTAAAAAAGGAAAACAAACGTCTGAAAGCGGAAATAGCCCCCGAGGATGAGATGATCGGGAGCAGCAAGGCAATAAACGCCGTACGGGAACGGATTGAGCAAAGTGCGCCAAGTGACGCAAAGGTCCTGATAACAGGAGAAAACGGGACAGGGAAAGAGCTGGTAGCACGTCAGCTGCATAGATTGAGTAAGCGATCGAACGGCCCCTTTATCGAGGTAAATTGTGCCGCCATACCGGATACGCTTCTTGAAAGTGAATTATTTGGTCATGAGAAGGGGGCCTTCACCTCAGCCGTTGCCAGGCGGAAGGGAAAATTCGAGATTGCCGACGGGGGTACACTTTTTCTCGACGAAATTGCCGATATGAGCCTCAGTGCACAGGCAAAGGTGCTGCGGGTGATACAGGAA
This sequence is a window from Sediminispirochaeta bajacaliforniensis DSM 16054. Protein-coding genes within it:
- a CDS encoding sigma-54-dependent transcriptional regulator, producing MKEHTILIIDDEPGIRAVLTDILEDEGYSVRSAGDGIEGLLMLDDGGVDVVILDVWLPNKGGIDVLKEIKEKQPEVEVIIISGHANIDLAVKAVKLGAFDFLEKPLALERVITITKNALAIESLKKENKRLKAEIAPEDEMIGSSKAINAVRERIEQSAPSDAKVLITGENGTGKELVARQLHRLSKRSNGPFIEVNCAAIPDTLLESELFGHEKGAFTSAVARRKGKFEIADGGTLFLDEIADMSLSAQAKVLRVIQEQKFERVGGNELLNVDIRLIAATNQDIQEAIASGAFREDLFYRLNVVPIVVPPLRERKEDIPLLCSYFLEKFSVKESIRSISAAGMELLLAYRWPGNVRELKNFVERITIMSDEEEVSSETVGFFLNEKRKTVRPEEMKPFAGMKLSEARDAFERRFIEMKLKEHEYNVSKCAEAIGVYPSNLHGKIKKFGIELKR